The Plectropomus leopardus isolate mb chromosome 7, YSFRI_Pleo_2.0, whole genome shotgun sequence genome window below encodes:
- the si:dkey-199f5.8 gene encoding beta-1,4-galactosyltransferase 3: MVSIQSKWRYLFMFLGIQLVVMALLSREGYQKRVSYFIRIFRKPDTTGLSGRNHTTAGITGGDVYANLSHLSKAHSHANDMPYCPKTSPLIGGPIHVSFPSGLTLSEVQRKNPLVVRGGRYRPPDCEARHRTAIIIPHRHREHHLKFLLYYLHPFLQRQQLNYGIYVIHQAGNYTFNRAKLMNVGFREAMKEEDWDCLFFHDVDLIPEDDRNTYVCDSNPKHAAIAMDKFGYKLPYKMYFGGVSALTPLHYLKMNGFPNNYWGWGGEDDDIGVRVSLGGMYITRPSLKVGRYKMIKHKLDKGNDVNPKRFNMLAKTRQTWKLDGMNTIEYEIISRQYLPLYTNITVNIGTEAGLHPPPQTPPPPAKAAGKPAVKAPAEVPAKGPAKLKEGHSEE; this comes from the exons ATGGTCAGTATCCAATCCAAATGGCGCTACCTTTTTATGTTCCTGGGCATCCAGCTGGTGGTCATGGCACTGCTGTCCCGAGAGGGATACCAGAAGAGGGTCTCCTACTTCATTCGCATCTTCCGCAAGCCAGACACCACTGGCCTATCAGGCCGCAACCACACAACAGCAGGCATCACTGGAGGGGACGTATATGCCAACCTCTCTCACCTATCCAAAGCTCATAGCCATGCAAATGACATGCCCTACTGCCCCAAGACGTCCCCTTTGATAG GTGGGCCAATTCACGTCAGCTTTCCATCAGGGCTCACTCTGTCAGAGGTTCAGAGGAAAAATCCACTTGTGGTGCGTGGAGGACGTTACAGGCCACCAGACTGTGAGGCCAGGCATCGAACAGCCATCATCATTCcccacagacacagagaacaCCATCTTAAGTTCTTGCTGTATTACCTGCATCCTTTTCTGCAGCGACAGCAGCTCAACTATGGGATTTACGTAATTCACCAG GCTGGAAACTACACTTTCAACAGGGCCAAGCTGATGAATGTGGGTTTCCGTGAAGCCATGAAGGAGGAAGACTGGGATTGTCTCTTTTTCCATGATGTCGACCTCATCCCAGAGGATGATCGTAACACATACGTCTGCGACTCCAACCCCAAGCATGCAGCCATTGCCATGGACAAGTTTGGCTACAA GCTTCCGTATAAGATGTACTTTGGAGGAGTGTCAGCTCTGACGCCACTGCACTACCTCAAAATGAATGGCTTTCCCAACAACTACTGGGGCTGGGGTGGAGAGGACGATGATATTGGAGTCAG AGTGTCTCTGGGGGGGATGTATATCACTCGCCCATCGCTGAAGGTCGGTCGTTACAAGATGATTAAACACAAGCTGGACAAAGGCAATGATGTTAACCCAAAGAG GTTCAACATGCTGGCCAAAACGCGTCAGACCTGGAAGTTGGATGGGATGAACACAATTGAATATGAGATCATCTCGCGGCAATACCTGCCCCTCTACACCAACATCACTGTCAACATTGGCACTGAGGCCGGTCTACATCCACCTCCCCAAACACCACCTCCTCCTGCCAAGGCTGCAGGCAAACCTGCAGTCAAAGCACCTGCCGAAGTCCCAGCTAAAGGCCCAGCCAAACTCAAAGAGGGCCACTCAGAGGAGTAG
- the zmp:0000000881 gene encoding CBL-interacting serine/threonine-protein kinase 21, which produces MAYSTGTIAKGCFGKVYKEKYNDTWAAIKRVPQQLISRKDLERECKVYNKANHPNIVKLLGDISLKDGKWIIPLEFIFGEDLETTIFKASQSKIQLTPSVKGTIIIGMCEGLCHLHSRDIVHQDLKPENIMVEHNTNRAVIIDLGLAKFFRFGLNSAVDMGNEAYSAPEVLQRGSQRDQRSDVWAMGKIIAELCARIRLYTPSVCPAKIKDILKESPYCQAICRMVDPDPTLRASMGGVMSEIQRAGGAGIVTNAPAQKVHLKPPSSNTNVRNQSPSPGNRGASPMNRDPLPMNRAPPAFNRDLSPMNRARSPFKRDPSPMNRAPSPFNRDPAQNNISPSPLQWERSPRPEFKAVRAQAIKHNSPSPQRTEDKNKNHALVPKCGSDLTQDFMKMRLYQEAAKDLPCNLPTTGRVVVRRFVEKDGEVGTWEQKEVVTRDGRIVKFDDVKFNSK; this is translated from the exons ATGGCGTACTCCACTGGCACTATCGCAAAGGGCTGTTTTGGGAAGGTGTACAAGGAGAAATACAATGATACCTGGGCTGCTATAAAGAGGGTCCCCCAACAGCTCATCAGTAGGAAAGACCTGGAGAGAGAGTGTAAAGTGTATAA CAAAGCTAACCATCCCAACATAGTGAAGCTTCTTGGCGACATAAGTCTCAAAGACGGAAAATGGATTATTCCTCTAGAGTTTATCTTCGGAGAAGACTTAGAGACAACCATCTTTAAAGCATCACAGTCTAAAATACAG CTGACACCGTCTGTTAAAGGCACTATCATCATTGGCATGTGTGAAGGGCTGTGTCACCTCCACTCCAGAGATATTGTCCATCAAGACCTCAAGCCTGAAAACATCATG GTGGAGCATAACACAAACAGAGCAGTCATCATTGACCTGGGACTGGCTAAGTTCTTCCGTTTTGGTCTCAACTCTGCAGTGGACATGGGAAATGAGGCCTACTCAGCCCCTGAGGTGCTGCAGAGAGGCAGCCAGAGGGACCAGCGCTCAGACGTGTGGGCCATGGGTAAGATCATTGCTGAGCTTTGTGCCCGGATTCGGCTGTATACACCAAGTGTCTGCCCTGCCAAGATCAAGGACATCCTGAAGGAGTCACCATACTGCCAAGCCATATGTAGGATGGTGGATCCTGACCCTACTCTGAGGGCCTCCATGGGTGGGGTCATGAGTGAGATACAAAGGGCAGGGGGTGCAGGCATCGTCACCAATGCACCTGCTCAGAAAGTGCACCTCAAGCCACCTTCATCTAATACAAATGTCAGAAATCAGTCTCCGTCACCTGGGAACAGAGGTGCATCTCCAATGAACAGAGATCCATTGCCAATGAACAGGGCCCCGCCAGCTTTTAATAGGGATTTATCACCAATGAACAGGGCTCGATCCCCTTTTAAAAGGGATCCCTCACCCATGAACAGAGCTCCATCACCATTTAACAGAGATCCAGCGCAAAACAACATCTCTCCATCGCCACTGCAATGGGAGCGCTCACCCAGACCAGAGTTCAAAGCTGTGCGTGCACAAGCCATAAAGCACAACTCTCCTTCTcctcagaggacagaggacaagaACAAAAACCATGCTCTGGTGCCAAAATGCGGATCTGATCTCACACAAGACTTCATGAAAATGAGGTTGTACCAAGAGGCTGCCAAGGACCTGCCCTGCAACCTGCCCACAACAGGGAGGGTGGTTGTACGCCGCTTTGTGGAGAAAGACGGGGAAGTTGGAACATGGGAGCAAAAGGAGGTGGTGACTCGTGATGGGCGGATAGTCAAGTTTGATGACGTCAAGTTTAATAGCAAGTAA
- the LOC121945595 gene encoding uncharacterized protein LOC121945595 isoform X1 gives MTQPTDNSFQPQPQSGQGLHTQESGDAGLSSNMKHRFSDNYYENTLPVTAKGCFVTPIPKGELNIIYRPAMGGKIWSRPLMFEYAAGPKSHDVSAEEGFIKPPTLAKAESESSPKEATVKVSTRTTAILEGQTDVEVAGKESCIKMDARGNPAKPKGPPLVPGDRRSNNHQRKRAARNYKKLFLLVCLMALLPVSEGFPGAQPATDKKPRCFTCMDKARCPKLMTIYESDRNKILFRRDLNQTLPDCSAISPPGPQRCDVCLNHHNTTIFCSEDISKFDVEDNDGGQIVDISPDCGVKSGAQKNGCAHVGSSVSTALFLIVVVALAI, from the exons ATGACCCAACCAACGGATAATTCTTTCCAACCTCAACCACAAA GTGGGCAGGGCCTACACACCCAGGAAAGTGG agATGCTGGCCTCTCTTCCAATATGAAGCACAGGTTCAGTGATAATTACTATGAAAATACTTTGCCTGTGACAGCAAAAGGCTGCTTCGTGACGCCCATTCCTAAGGGGGAACTGAACATCATTTATCGCCCTGCAATGGGGGGAAAGATCTGGTCACGCCCATTGATGTTTGAGTATGCTGCTGGTCCAAAGTCACACGATGTGTCTGCTGAGGAAGGATTCATTAAACCGCCCACTCTAGCAAAAGCAGAGTCAGAGAGCAGCCCAAAAGAGGCAACTGTCAAGGTTTCAACCAGAACAACGGCCATTTTAGAGGGGCAGACAGATGTAGAAGTAGCAGGGAAAGAAAGCTGCATCAAGATGGATGCCAGAGGAAACCCAGCAAAACCAAAAGGTCCACCACTGGTTCCTGGAGACAGGAGAAGCAATAACCATCAAAGGAAAAGAGCTGCCAGGAACTACAAGAAat TGTTCCTTCTAGTATGTTTGATGGCACTGCTCCCTGTCTCTGAGGGCTTTCCTG GTGCTCAACCTGCAACAGACAAAAAAC CTAGGTGTTTTACCTGCATGGACAAGGCAAGATGTCCAAAGTTGATGACCATATATGAGAGTGATCGCAACAAAATTTTGTTCAGAAGAGACCTCAATCAGACATTGCCAGATTGCTCTGCAATCTCTCCACCTGGTCCTCAGAGATGTGATGTGTGCTTGAACCATCACAATACCACCATCTTCTGCTCAGAGGACATCAGCAAATTTGATGTGGAAGATAATGACGGAGGACAAATTGTGGACATCTCTCCAGACTGtggggtgaagtcag
- the LOC121945595 gene encoding uncharacterized protein LOC121945595 isoform X3, with protein MTQPTDNSFQPQPQSGQGLHTQESGDAGLSSNMKHRFSDNYYENTLPVTAKGCFVTPIPKGELNIIYRPAMGGKIWSRPLMFEYAAGPKSHDVSAEEGFIKPPTLAKAESESSPKEATVKVSTRTTAILEGQTDVEVAGKESCIKMDARGNPAKPKGPPLVPGDRRSNNHQRKRAARNYKKCAQPATDKKPRCFTCMDKARCPKLMTIYESDRNKILFRRDLNQTLPDCSAISPPGPQRCDVCLNHHNTTIFCSEDISKFDVEDNDGGQIVDISPDCGVKSGAQKNGCAHVGSSVSTALFLIVVVALAI; from the exons ATGACCCAACCAACGGATAATTCTTTCCAACCTCAACCACAAA GTGGGCAGGGCCTACACACCCAGGAAAGTGG agATGCTGGCCTCTCTTCCAATATGAAGCACAGGTTCAGTGATAATTACTATGAAAATACTTTGCCTGTGACAGCAAAAGGCTGCTTCGTGACGCCCATTCCTAAGGGGGAACTGAACATCATTTATCGCCCTGCAATGGGGGGAAAGATCTGGTCACGCCCATTGATGTTTGAGTATGCTGCTGGTCCAAAGTCACACGATGTGTCTGCTGAGGAAGGATTCATTAAACCGCCCACTCTAGCAAAAGCAGAGTCAGAGAGCAGCCCAAAAGAGGCAACTGTCAAGGTTTCAACCAGAACAACGGCCATTTTAGAGGGGCAGACAGATGTAGAAGTAGCAGGGAAAGAAAGCTGCATCAAGATGGATGCCAGAGGAAACCCAGCAAAACCAAAAGGTCCACCACTGGTTCCTGGAGACAGGAGAAGCAATAACCATCAAAGGAAAAGAGCTGCCAGGAACTACAAGAAat GTGCTCAACCTGCAACAGACAAAAAAC CTAGGTGTTTTACCTGCATGGACAAGGCAAGATGTCCAAAGTTGATGACCATATATGAGAGTGATCGCAACAAAATTTTGTTCAGAAGAGACCTCAATCAGACATTGCCAGATTGCTCTGCAATCTCTCCACCTGGTCCTCAGAGATGTGATGTGTGCTTGAACCATCACAATACCACCATCTTCTGCTCAGAGGACATCAGCAAATTTGATGTGGAAGATAATGACGGAGGACAAATTGTGGACATCTCTCCAGACTGtggggtgaagtcag
- the LOC121945595 gene encoding uncharacterized protein LOC121945595 isoform X2, with amino-acid sequence MTQPTDNSFQPQPQSGQGLHTQESGDAGLSSNMKHRFSDNYYENTLPVTAKGCFVTPIPKGELNIIYRPAMGGKIWSRPLMFEYAAGPKSHDVSAEEGFIKPPTLAKAESESSPKEATVKVSTRTTAILEGQTDVEVAGKESCIKMDARGNPAKPKGPPLVPGDRRSNNHQRKRAARNYKKLFLLVCLMALLPVSEGFPGAQPATDKKPRCFTCMDKARCPKLMTIYESDRNKILFRRDLNQTLPDCSAISPPGPQRCDVCLNHHNTTIFCSEDISKFDVEDNDGGQIVDISPDCGVKSGAQKNGCAHVGSSVSTVLCFILQPSF; translated from the exons ATGACCCAACCAACGGATAATTCTTTCCAACCTCAACCACAAA GTGGGCAGGGCCTACACACCCAGGAAAGTGG agATGCTGGCCTCTCTTCCAATATGAAGCACAGGTTCAGTGATAATTACTATGAAAATACTTTGCCTGTGACAGCAAAAGGCTGCTTCGTGACGCCCATTCCTAAGGGGGAACTGAACATCATTTATCGCCCTGCAATGGGGGGAAAGATCTGGTCACGCCCATTGATGTTTGAGTATGCTGCTGGTCCAAAGTCACACGATGTGTCTGCTGAGGAAGGATTCATTAAACCGCCCACTCTAGCAAAAGCAGAGTCAGAGAGCAGCCCAAAAGAGGCAACTGTCAAGGTTTCAACCAGAACAACGGCCATTTTAGAGGGGCAGACAGATGTAGAAGTAGCAGGGAAAGAAAGCTGCATCAAGATGGATGCCAGAGGAAACCCAGCAAAACCAAAAGGTCCACCACTGGTTCCTGGAGACAGGAGAAGCAATAACCATCAAAGGAAAAGAGCTGCCAGGAACTACAAGAAat TGTTCCTTCTAGTATGTTTGATGGCACTGCTCCCTGTCTCTGAGGGCTTTCCTG GTGCTCAACCTGCAACAGACAAAAAAC CTAGGTGTTTTACCTGCATGGACAAGGCAAGATGTCCAAAGTTGATGACCATATATGAGAGTGATCGCAACAAAATTTTGTTCAGAAGAGACCTCAATCAGACATTGCCAGATTGCTCTGCAATCTCTCCACCTGGTCCTCAGAGATGTGATGTGTGCTTGAACCATCACAATACCACCATCTTCTGCTCAGAGGACATCAGCAAATTTGATGTGGAAGATAATGACGGAGGACAAATTGTGGACATCTCTCCAGACTGtggggtgaagtcag
- the LOC121945595 gene encoding uncharacterized protein LOC121945595 isoform X4, which yields MTQPTDNSFQPQPQSGQGLHTQESGDAGLSSNMKHRFSDNYYENTLPVTAKGCFVTPIPKGELNIIYRPAMGGKIWSRPLMFEYAAGPKSHDVSAEEGFIKPPTLAKAESESSPKEATVKVSTRTTAILEGQTDVEVAGKESCIKMDARGNPAKPKGPPLVPGDRRSNNHQRKRAARNYKKSRCFTCMDKARCPKLMTIYESDRNKILFRRDLNQTLPDCSAISPPGPQRCDVCLNHHNTTIFCSEDISKFDVEDNDGGQIVDISPDCGVKSGAQKNGCAHVGSSVSTALFLIVVVALAI from the exons ATGACCCAACCAACGGATAATTCTTTCCAACCTCAACCACAAA GTGGGCAGGGCCTACACACCCAGGAAAGTGG agATGCTGGCCTCTCTTCCAATATGAAGCACAGGTTCAGTGATAATTACTATGAAAATACTTTGCCTGTGACAGCAAAAGGCTGCTTCGTGACGCCCATTCCTAAGGGGGAACTGAACATCATTTATCGCCCTGCAATGGGGGGAAAGATCTGGTCACGCCCATTGATGTTTGAGTATGCTGCTGGTCCAAAGTCACACGATGTGTCTGCTGAGGAAGGATTCATTAAACCGCCCACTCTAGCAAAAGCAGAGTCAGAGAGCAGCCCAAAAGAGGCAACTGTCAAGGTTTCAACCAGAACAACGGCCATTTTAGAGGGGCAGACAGATGTAGAAGTAGCAGGGAAAGAAAGCTGCATCAAGATGGATGCCAGAGGAAACCCAGCAAAACCAAAAGGTCCACCACTGGTTCCTGGAGACAGGAGAAGCAATAACCATCAAAGGAAAAGAGCTGCCAGGAACTACAAGAAat CTAGGTGTTTTACCTGCATGGACAAGGCAAGATGTCCAAAGTTGATGACCATATATGAGAGTGATCGCAACAAAATTTTGTTCAGAAGAGACCTCAATCAGACATTGCCAGATTGCTCTGCAATCTCTCCACCTGGTCCTCAGAGATGTGATGTGTGCTTGAACCATCACAATACCACCATCTTCTGCTCAGAGGACATCAGCAAATTTGATGTGGAAGATAATGACGGAGGACAAATTGTGGACATCTCTCCAGACTGtggggtgaagtcag
- the LOC121945595 gene encoding uncharacterized protein LOC121945595 isoform X5 codes for MKHRFSDNYYENTLPVTAKGCFVTPIPKGELNIIYRPAMGGKIWSRPLMFEYAAGPKSHDVSAEEGFIKPPTLAKAESESSPKEATVKVSTRTTAILEGQTDVEVAGKESCIKMDARGNPAKPKGPPLVPGDRRSNNHQRKRAARNYKKLFLLVCLMALLPVSEGFPGAQPATDKKPRCFTCMDKARCPKLMTIYESDRNKILFRRDLNQTLPDCSAISPPGPQRCDVCLNHHNTTIFCSEDISKFDVEDNDGGQIVDISPDCGVKSGAQKNGCAHVGSSVSTALFLIVVVALAI; via the exons ATGAAGCACAGGTTCAGTGATAATTACTATGAAAATACTTTGCCTGTGACAGCAAAAGGCTGCTTCGTGACGCCCATTCCTAAGGGGGAACTGAACATCATTTATCGCCCTGCAATGGGGGGAAAGATCTGGTCACGCCCATTGATGTTTGAGTATGCTGCTGGTCCAAAGTCACACGATGTGTCTGCTGAGGAAGGATTCATTAAACCGCCCACTCTAGCAAAAGCAGAGTCAGAGAGCAGCCCAAAAGAGGCAACTGTCAAGGTTTCAACCAGAACAACGGCCATTTTAGAGGGGCAGACAGATGTAGAAGTAGCAGGGAAAGAAAGCTGCATCAAGATGGATGCCAGAGGAAACCCAGCAAAACCAAAAGGTCCACCACTGGTTCCTGGAGACAGGAGAAGCAATAACCATCAAAGGAAAAGAGCTGCCAGGAACTACAAGAAat TGTTCCTTCTAGTATGTTTGATGGCACTGCTCCCTGTCTCTGAGGGCTTTCCTG GTGCTCAACCTGCAACAGACAAAAAAC CTAGGTGTTTTACCTGCATGGACAAGGCAAGATGTCCAAAGTTGATGACCATATATGAGAGTGATCGCAACAAAATTTTGTTCAGAAGAGACCTCAATCAGACATTGCCAGATTGCTCTGCAATCTCTCCACCTGGTCCTCAGAGATGTGATGTGTGCTTGAACCATCACAATACCACCATCTTCTGCTCAGAGGACATCAGCAAATTTGATGTGGAAGATAATGACGGAGGACAAATTGTGGACATCTCTCCAGACTGtggggtgaagtcag